The following are from one region of the Coffea eugenioides isolate CCC68of chromosome 2, Ceug_1.0, whole genome shotgun sequence genome:
- the LOC113762505 gene encoding methionine adenosyltransferase 2 subunit beta-like isoform X3, with product MSSNKNKVLIVGGTGYLGQHLLQGFSENQETSQYALAFTHYTSPPPQPLLDAIPQALPFHVDLRTGDGFDAISQKFGHPDIVVNCAALSVPRACEMDPAGAMSINVPSALVKWMSSFNNSNALLIHLSTDQVYEGTKSFYKEEDETLPVNVYGKSKVAAEQFIRTSCSNFTILRSSIIYGPQTVSPVPKSLPIQWIDSVLAKGETIQFFYDEYRCPVYVKDLVHIIQALSIRWISEGKPMQLVVNIGGPARVSRVQMAEAVAHVGGHKTSLINPVSALSVG from the exons ATGAGCAGCAATAAGAACAAAGTGTTAATAGTAGGAGGCACTGGCTACTTAGGCCAGCACCTATTACAAGGCTTCTCTGAAAATCAAGAAACATCACAATATGCCTTAGCATTCACGCATTACACAAGCCCTCCACCGCAGCCATTGCTGGATGCCATTCCTCAAGCTCTCCCCTTTCATGTCGATTTACGTACTGGTGATGGGTTTGATGCCATCTCCCAGAAATTCGGGCAT CCTGATATAGTGGTTAATTGTGCTGCCCTTTCTGTTCCTCGTGCTTGTGAGATGGATCCTGCTGGTGCCATGTCTATAAATGTGCCTTCTGCTCTTGTTAAATGGATGTCGAGCTTCAATAATAGCAATGCTCTTCTCATTCATTTGTCAACTGATCAAG ttTATGAAGGAACCAAATCCTTCTACAAGGAAGAAGATGAAACTCTTCCTGTGAATGTTTATGGGAAATCCAAAGTGGCAGCTGAGCAATTTATACGAACAAGCTGCTCAAACTTTACCATTTTGAGGAGCAGTATCATATATGGGCCACAAACAGTCTCACCTGTTCCAAAGTCGCTTCCAATTCAG TGGATAGATAGTGTCCTTGCCAAGGGTGAAACGATTCAATTTTTCTATGATGAGTACCGTTGCCCTGTTTATGTCAAGGACCTTGTGCATATTATACAAGCTTTGAGCATCAGATGGATCTCAG AGGGCAAGCCAATGCAATTGGTGGTAAATATTGGTGGGCCAGCTAGGGTGTCCAGGGTTCAAATGGCTGAGGCTGTTGCTCATGTTGGAGGCCACAAGACCTCATTAATCAATCCGGTCTCTGCATTGTCGGTAG GTTGA
- the LOC113762505 gene encoding methionine adenosyltransferase 2 subunit beta-like isoform X1, translated as MSSNKNKVLIVGGTGYLGQHLLQGFSENQETSQYALAFTHYTSPPPQPLLDAIPQALPFHVDLRTGDGFDAISQKFGHPDIVVNCAALSVPRACEMDPAGAMSINVPSALVKWMSSFNNSNALLIHLSTDQVYEGTKSFYKEEDETLPVNVYGKSKVAAEQFIRTSCSNFTILRSSIIYGPQTVSPVPKSLPIQRASQCNWW; from the exons ATGAGCAGCAATAAGAACAAAGTGTTAATAGTAGGAGGCACTGGCTACTTAGGCCAGCACCTATTACAAGGCTTCTCTGAAAATCAAGAAACATCACAATATGCCTTAGCATTCACGCATTACACAAGCCCTCCACCGCAGCCATTGCTGGATGCCATTCCTCAAGCTCTCCCCTTTCATGTCGATTTACGTACTGGTGATGGGTTTGATGCCATCTCCCAGAAATTCGGGCAT CCTGATATAGTGGTTAATTGTGCTGCCCTTTCTGTTCCTCGTGCTTGTGAGATGGATCCTGCTGGTGCCATGTCTATAAATGTGCCTTCTGCTCTTGTTAAATGGATGTCGAGCTTCAATAATAGCAATGCTCTTCTCATTCATTTGTCAACTGATCAAG ttTATGAAGGAACCAAATCCTTCTACAAGGAAGAAGATGAAACTCTTCCTGTGAATGTTTATGGGAAATCCAAAGTGGCAGCTGAGCAATTTATACGAACAAGCTGCTCAAACTTTACCATTTTGAGGAGCAGTATCATATATGGGCCACAAACAGTCTCACCTGTTCCAAAGTCGCTTCCAATTCAG AGGGCAAGCCAATGCAATTGGTGGTAA
- the LOC113762505 gene encoding methionine adenosyltransferase 2 subunit beta-like isoform X2, giving the protein MSSNKNKVLIVGGTGYLGQHLLQGFSENQETSQYALAFTHYTSPPPQPLLDAIPQALPFHVDLRTGDGFDAISQKFGHPDIVVNCAALSVPRACEMDPAGAMSINVPSALVKWMSSFNNSNALLIHLSTDQVYEGTKSFYKEEDETLPVNVYGKSKVAAEQFIRTSCSNFTILRSSIIYGPQTVSPVPKSLPIQWIDSVLAKGETIQFFYDEYRCPVYVKDLVHIIQALSIRWISEGKPMQLVVNIGGPARVSRVQMAEAVAHVGGHKTSLINPVSALSVDRGVNSPSDISMDITKLIQTVGISPITFTDGVRLTLEC; this is encoded by the exons ATGAGCAGCAATAAGAACAAAGTGTTAATAGTAGGAGGCACTGGCTACTTAGGCCAGCACCTATTACAAGGCTTCTCTGAAAATCAAGAAACATCACAATATGCCTTAGCATTCACGCATTACACAAGCCCTCCACCGCAGCCATTGCTGGATGCCATTCCTCAAGCTCTCCCCTTTCATGTCGATTTACGTACTGGTGATGGGTTTGATGCCATCTCCCAGAAATTCGGGCAT CCTGATATAGTGGTTAATTGTGCTGCCCTTTCTGTTCCTCGTGCTTGTGAGATGGATCCTGCTGGTGCCATGTCTATAAATGTGCCTTCTGCTCTTGTTAAATGGATGTCGAGCTTCAATAATAGCAATGCTCTTCTCATTCATTTGTCAACTGATCAAG ttTATGAAGGAACCAAATCCTTCTACAAGGAAGAAGATGAAACTCTTCCTGTGAATGTTTATGGGAAATCCAAAGTGGCAGCTGAGCAATTTATACGAACAAGCTGCTCAAACTTTACCATTTTGAGGAGCAGTATCATATATGGGCCACAAACAGTCTCACCTGTTCCAAAGTCGCTTCCAATTCAG TGGATAGATAGTGTCCTTGCCAAGGGTGAAACGATTCAATTTTTCTATGATGAGTACCGTTGCCCTGTTTATGTCAAGGACCTTGTGCATATTATACAAGCTTTGAGCATCAGATGGATCTCAG AGGGCAAGCCAATGCAATTGGTGGTAAATATTGGTGGGCCAGCTAGGGTGTCCAGGGTTCAAATGGCTGAGGCTGTTGCTCATGTTGGAGGCCACAAGACCTCATTAATCAATCCGGTCTCTGCATTGTCG GTTGATCGTGGTGTCAATTCCCCTTCTGACATATCCATGGATATCACTAAACTGATTCAGACAGTTGGTATCTCTCCTATTACGTTTACAGATGGTGTCAGATTGACTCTTGAATGCTAA